The nucleotide sequence TCGGCACCGTCGGCTACGGGACGTACGGCGTGCTGCGCGGCCCGCGCGTCAAGCGCGTGACCGTGCCGCTGGCCAAACTGCCGCGCGCAGCGCACGGGTTCCGGATCGCCGTGGTCAGCGACATCCACCTCGGGCCCATCCTCGGCCGCTCGCACGCGCAGCGCGTCGTCGACACCATCAACGCCACCAACCCCGATCTGATCGCCGTCGTGGGCGACCTGGTCGACGGCAGCGTCAAGGACCTCGGCCCGGCGGCCGAACCGCTCGCCGGGCTCCAGGCGCGGCACGGCTCGTTCTTCGTCACCGGCAACCACGAGTACTACTCGGGCGCCGCCGCCTGGGTCGCGCACGTACGCGAACTGGGCCTGCACCCGCTGGAGAACGACCGGGTGGAGATCGCCGGGTTCGACCTGGCGGGCGTCAACGACGTGGGCGGCGAGAGCGAGGGGCACGGACCCGACTTCGACAAGGCGCTCGGCGACCGCGACCCGGCCAGGGCCTCCGTACTGCTCGCGCACCAGCCGATCGTCATCGACGACGCCGTGAGCCACGGCGTGGACCTCCAGCTTTCCGGCCACACCCACGGTGGTCAGCTGTGGCCGGGCAATCTCGTCGCCCGGCTCTCCAACCCCACCGTCGCGGGGCTCGAACGGTACGGCGACACGCAGTTGTACGTGTCGCGCGGCGCGGGCGCCTGGGGCCCGCCGGTACGGGTCGACGCGCCCTCCGACATCACCGTGATCGAGCTGGCGTCCCGGCAGGCATGACCGCCCGGATCGTTGATTTTCAGCCAACTGCCGCGAAGAGGTTTCAGTGACCTGACCGTTGTGCGGGACACCTCTGATTTCCCTTCCCCATGTGAAGTCCGTGTGATTGGGTGAGCGCCATCACGGTCAGGGGTGGGCGTGTGACAGAGGGGCACAACAAAATGCGGTCGATCCGTCTTCGGATACTCATCACATGCGTCGTACTGGCGATCGTCGGAGTGGGCGGCTGGCAGCTGCTCCCGTCCGACAACTCGGGGCAGAAGGTGATCACCGTCGGCACGACGGACGTCGTCACCTCGCTCGACCCGGCGGGGGCCTACGACGCCGGCTCCTGGGCACTCTTCGGCAACGTCTACCAATCACTGCTGACGTTCAAACCCAGTTCGGTCACACCGGTGCCCGACGCCGCCAAGAAGTGCGACTTCGTGGGCTCGGGTCTGATGACCTACCGGTGCGAGGTGCGCGACGACATCACCTTCGCCAACGGCCACAAACTCACCGCCGAGGACGTCAAGTTCTCCGTCGACCGGGTCGCGACGATCAAGAGCGACCAGGGGCCGCTGCCGCTCTTCAGCACCCTGAAGTCGACCGAGGCCAAGGGCCAGACGGTCACCTTCCATCTCCGCTCGCGTGACGCGACGTTCCCGCTGAAGATCGCGACCGGGGCGGGCGCGATCGTCGACCACACCGAGTACCCGGCGGACAAACTCCGCACCGACCACGGCGCGGACGGCTCGGGGCCCTACGTCATCAAGTCGTACGACGACGGCGTCCGCGCCCACCTGGCACCCAACCCCTCGTACCACGGGGCGATCGGCGAGACCGGCGGCCCGGTGGACATCCGCTACTTCAAGACCTCCGCCGACCTCGCCAAGGCGTGGAAGGCCAAGAAGGTCGACGTCACGCACCGGCAGATGCCGCCCGCCGTGATCGCGGGGCTCGACACCAGCGCCGAGGACATCCGGATGAACGAGGCGGACAGCGCCGAGATCCGCAACCTCGTCTTCAACGTGCGCCAGGGCTCACCGATGTCCCAACTGCCGGTGCGCAAGGCCATCGCCGCCGTCATCGACCGGGACAAGATCGTCACGGATGTCTTCGACTCGACGGTCGACCCGCTCTACTCGCTCGTGCCGCAGGGCATCACCTCGCACAGCACGGCCTTCTTCGACGAGTTCCCCGAGCCGAACGCCGACGAGGCGAAGCAGCTGCTGGGGGACGCCGGGATTTCGACACCGGTGGAGTTCTCGCTCGGTTACGCGCCCGGCGGCACGGCGGGACCCGAGGCCGCCGAACTGCGCAAGCAGCTCGAAGCCACCGGGCTCTTCAAGGTCAAGACCATCGGCAAGCCGTGGACGACCTTCCAGAAGGACTACGCCAACGGCGAGTTCGACGCGTACACGGTCGGCTGGCTGCCGGACTTCCCCGACCCCGACAACTTCATCGCGCCGCTGGTCGGCGCCGACAGCGCGCTGCAGGGCGGCTACCAGAGCAAACGTGTCGACCAACTGATCACGGCCACGCAGCAGTTCGGCGAGCGGGGGCAGGCGGCCGACGACTTCAAGGAACTCCAGCAGGTGATCGCGCGGGACGTGCCCGTCGTGCCGCTGTGGCAGAAGAAGGACTACGTACTGAGCAGCGCCGAGGTCACCGGCGCCCAGTACCTCTCGGACGGCACCGGCATCTGGCGGCTGTGGGAGCTGGGCTGGATCTGATCAGCTCTTCTTGCGGGCGACCGCCGCTTCGGCCATGCCCGGCAGGAAGTCGGTGAACAGCTCGTGCACGTCCTTCACCAGCGGTCGCAGCACCCGGAACCGGGCGAGCGCGACGCCCCGCGTGGTCAGCCGGGCGCCGCGCTCGGCCAGCCGGCGGCTGCGCTCGCTGCCCTCGGAGCGGTCGAAGACCCAGTACAGGACGAGCCCCATCTGCGAGAGCCACATCAGCTCGGGCAGGATGTCGGTCAGTTCGTCGGCGACCTTCGCCTTCGACCCGGCGAGCACCTCGCGGTGGACGGCGATGGCCGCCTCGCGGGCGTGTTCCGACTCGGGGGAGAAGGGGCTGAGCGGGGACTCGGGGTCGGCGGCGTTCTTGAAGAACTGCGCGGCGAACTCGTGGTACGGCGCCGCGATGTCGAGCCAGGCGGTCAGCACCCCGGAGAGCCGGGCGTCCAGATCGGTCTCCCGGTCGAGCACCGGCCGGACGGCGGCCCGGTGCTCGGCGGCGATCCGGTCGTAGAAGCCCTGGACGAGATGTTCCTTGGACGAGAAGTAGTAGTACGCGTTCCCGACCGAGACCCCGGCCTCCCGGGCGATGACCCGCATCGTGGTCTTGTCGTAACCGCGCTCCTGGAACAGCCGCAGCGCGGTTTCGAGGATGAGCGTGCGGGTCTGCTCGCTCTTGGGAGGCCTGGCGTCCTTCGTGTCCATCTCGTCCTTCACGGTCCCCGAGCCTAGTGCCCCTCCCGGCAAGCTCTGCCCTGTCCGGTGACGTCCCGCCCGGTCAGGGAGCCGGCGCCGGCGCCTCGCACAGCCCCTCGCAGTGCGCGGCGCCCGCCACCCCGGCCGGCGCCCCCGTCGCCGCCCGGTACCTGGCCGCTGCGAGGACGGTGACCCGGGCGAACGGGAGGCCCGCGGGCGTTGCCAGCCAGTGGGACTTGGGGCGGTGCTCGGTCAGCGCCCACAGGCAGACGATCCAGGCGGCCGTCCCCCGGTAGACCTGGCCGCCGTCCCCGATCACGGTGATCTCCCGCAGCGTGCTGCCGTGGTCGAGGTCGGGGAAGCGCCGGCGCGCCTCCTGCGACGCCGCCGGCACCAGGTCGAGGGGGACGAGCTGCGGCTGGCGCAGCAGCCAGTGCCGCAGATGGACGCAGAGCGGGCACTCCGCGTCGTACAGCACCGTCAGCCGGCGGACCGGCGCCCGGCGGTCCGCCACCCGCGCGGGCGCGTACCGGTGCGGGGTCGGCACGGTGCTCACGCCCCGGTCGCCGGAGCGGCCCACGGGCCCGGGCCCTTCGGTCCGCCGGTCCAGCCCTGCGGCGGCACCGGCGGGGTCTGCTCGCGCTCCATGATCCCGCGCCGCCGCATCTTGTTGAGCACATACACATTGCCGAGGTGCATCACGCCGAGGACGAGCAGGACCACACCGACCTTCACCGAGATCTCCTCGACGACCGCGCGGGAGTCGGCGACGGCGTTGCCCGTCTTCAGGTACAGCGCGACGAAGCCGAGGTTGACCAGGTAGAAGCCGACCACCAGCAGGTGGTTGACGGCGTCGGCGAGCTTCTCGTTCCCGTGCAGGACGTCGGCGAGGAAGATCCGTCCGTTCTTGCTCAGCGTCCGCGCCACCCACACGGTGAGCGCCACGCTGACGACCAGGTAGATCACATACGCCACAACAGTGAGGTCCATACCTCACCCTCCCCTTGGATGCGCTCT is from Streptomyces sp. NBC_00370 and encodes:
- a CDS encoding metallophosphoesterase, which codes for MIVLVVLMVLLAVAVVGAAHWYVWRRLVRDTTADGSGWRRAGTALAVLMPVLAVGALAVGRSGAPFLLQRVLAWPGYLWLAVLLYLLLALAVGEVVRPLLRRLLARRASGAEPVPPAGRDLPETDEASGSVATATVTVPSRRLFVARVVGGAAGAAALGTVGYGTYGVLRGPRVKRVTVPLAKLPRAAHGFRIAVVSDIHLGPILGRSHAQRVVDTINATNPDLIAVVGDLVDGSVKDLGPAAEPLAGLQARHGSFFVTGNHEYYSGAAAWVAHVRELGLHPLENDRVEIAGFDLAGVNDVGGESEGHGPDFDKALGDRDPARASVLLAHQPIVIDDAVSHGVDLQLSGHTHGGQLWPGNLVARLSNPTVAGLERYGDTQLYVSRGAGAWGPPVRVDAPSDITVIELASRQA
- a CDS encoding ABC transporter substrate-binding protein, whose translation is MRSIRLRILITCVVLAIVGVGGWQLLPSDNSGQKVITVGTTDVVTSLDPAGAYDAGSWALFGNVYQSLLTFKPSSVTPVPDAAKKCDFVGSGLMTYRCEVRDDITFANGHKLTAEDVKFSVDRVATIKSDQGPLPLFSTLKSTEAKGQTVTFHLRSRDATFPLKIATGAGAIVDHTEYPADKLRTDHGADGSGPYVIKSYDDGVRAHLAPNPSYHGAIGETGGPVDIRYFKTSADLAKAWKAKKVDVTHRQMPPAVIAGLDTSAEDIRMNEADSAEIRNLVFNVRQGSPMSQLPVRKAIAAVIDRDKIVTDVFDSTVDPLYSLVPQGITSHSTAFFDEFPEPNADEAKQLLGDAGISTPVEFSLGYAPGGTAGPEAAELRKQLEATGLFKVKTIGKPWTTFQKDYANGEFDAYTVGWLPDFPDPDNFIAPLVGADSALQGGYQSKRVDQLITATQQFGERGQAADDFKELQQVIARDVPVVPLWQKKDYVLSSAEVTGAQYLSDGTGIWRLWELGWI
- a CDS encoding TetR/AcrR family transcriptional regulator, whose translation is MDTKDARPPKSEQTRTLILETALRLFQERGYDKTTMRVIAREAGVSVGNAYYYFSSKEHLVQGFYDRIAAEHRAAVRPVLDRETDLDARLSGVLTAWLDIAAPYHEFAAQFFKNAADPESPLSPFSPESEHAREAAIAVHREVLAGSKAKVADELTDILPELMWLSQMGLVLYWVFDRSEGSERSRRLAERGARLTTRGVALARFRVLRPLVKDVHELFTDFLPGMAEAAVARKKS
- a CDS encoding thiol-disulfide oxidoreductase DCC family protein, whose protein sequence is MPTPHRYAPARVADRRAPVRRLTVLYDAECPLCVHLRHWLLRQPQLVPLDLVPAASQEARRRFPDLDHGSTLREITVIGDGGQVYRGTAAWIVCLWALTEHRPKSHWLATPAGLPFARVTVLAAARYRAATGAPAGVAGAAHCEGLCEAPAPAP